The Verrucomicrobiota bacterium genome has a segment encoding these proteins:
- a CDS encoding PIN domain-containing protein has product MRKRAVIDSGPLIALFDRDDAHHEKTLEFLGKFNGTLYSTIAVITEVSHLLDFNAQVQWDFLDWVADGGIHLIDLDKDDIRQIGLLAKKYSDVPMDFADASLVVVAEKLKLNYVVSIDSDFLIYRTSKNKYLENLIDLHH; this is encoded by the coding sequence GTGCGAAAAAGAGCCGTCATTGATTCCGGGCCATTAATTGCTCTGTTCGACAGAGATGATGCTCATCATGAGAAAACTCTGGAGTTTCTGGGTAAATTCAACGGGACACTCTATTCTACAATAGCGGTGATCACGGAAGTATCCCACTTGTTAGATTTCAACGCCCAGGTGCAGTGGGACTTTTTAGATTGGGTAGCCGATGGTGGCATACATCTAATCGATCTGGATAAAGATGATATTAGGCAAATTGGTTTGCTCGCTAAAAAATACTCCGATGTTCCCATGGATTTTGCGGATGCTTCCCTTGTCGTTGTTGCTGAAAAGTTAAAACTCAACTACGTTGTTAGTATAGACAGCGATTTCCTTATCTACCGGACTTCCAAAAACAAATACCTGGAGAACTTGATCGATCTTCATCACTGA
- a CDS encoding AbrB/MazE/SpoVT family DNA-binding domain-containing protein, which produces MKTIVSSKGQVVLPIEIRERDHIVAGQKFDIERLDAGEYLLKRREYGNNEGLVDWLLDCPENNWFEPIESESTDTF; this is translated from the coding sequence ATGAAAACGATTGTATCCAGTAAGGGTCAAGTTGTGTTGCCGATTGAGATTCGAGAGCGTGACCACATTGTCGCGGGACAGAAATTTGATATTGAACGGCTGGACGCTGGCGAATACTTGCTGAAACGCCGGGAGTACGGAAACAATGAGGGTCTGGTGGACTGGTTACTGGATTGTCCTGAGAACAACTGGTTTGAACCCATTGAATCTGAATCCACTGACACATTTTGA
- a CDS encoding type II toxin-antitoxin system VapB family antitoxin — protein MRTTLNIDDAIFEKASKLTGIKEKTRLLHEGLRTLIEKESSMRLAKLGGSSPKIKSIPRR, from the coding sequence ATGAGAACAACATTAAACATAGATGATGCCATATTCGAAAAAGCATCGAAATTAACAGGAATAAAAGAAAAGACTCGGTTGTTACACGAGGGGCTGCGGACATTAATCGAAAAAGAGAGTTCGATGCGCTTAGCTAAGCTTGGGGGAAGTTCGCCAAAGATAAAATCTATTCCTAGGCGATAA
- a CDS encoding PIN domain-containing protein produces the protein MKYLVDANVLSEPTKPSPSSHVIDWLRKNERDLAVNPIILGELESGILLLPVGRRRKRLEEWFSAGVQRLRILDFDASTASHWARLLARLKKEGFVMPVKDSIIAATAAAHGLSVVTRNTDDFSNAGIKLVNPFIS, from the coding sequence TTGAAATACCTGGTTGATGCTAATGTTCTCAGCGAACCGACTAAGCCCAGTCCGTCTTCTCACGTCATCGATTGGCTTCGCAAAAACGAACGGGACTTGGCCGTAAATCCAATCATTCTGGGCGAACTGGAATCCGGCATCCTACTGCTCCCTGTCGGACGACGTCGCAAGCGTTTGGAAGAATGGTTCTCTGCAGGTGTTCAGAGGCTCCGCATCCTGGATTTTGATGCCTCAACTGCCTCCCATTGGGCGCGGCTTCTGGCGCGCCTCAAAAAGGAAGGCTTTGTCATGCCGGTAAAGGACAGCATAATTGCTGCTACGGCCGCTGCTCATGGCCTATCGGTGGTAACCCGCAACACGGATGATTTCAGCAATGCCGGAATAAAACTAGTAAACCCTTTTATATCCTAG
- a CDS encoding DUF433 domain-containing protein: MNKGLSGVINRNPDIVGGLLVFSDTRVLVKSLFDALEAGDTIDDFLEGFPTVKREQVIAVLEQSKKDILAIA; encoded by the coding sequence ATGAATAAAGGATTGTCAGGAGTTATTAATAGAAATCCCGATATTGTTGGTGGGTTGTTGGTATTTTCTGATACCCGTGTCCTTGTTAAGAGCTTGTTTGATGCGCTGGAAGCAGGTGATACCATCGATGACTTTCTTGAGGGATTCCCTACCGTTAAGCGAGAGCAGGTTATTGCGGTGCTCGAGCAGTCCAAAAAAGATATATTGGCAATAGCATAA
- a CDS encoding sulfatase, with protein MSDFKAGGDPTYLEMKYRPTSLFVILIGSLLALTSLGWAQEKPNVLFIMTDDLNCDLGVYGHPQVKTPHIDRLARQGVLFKNAFCNFPQCGPSRASFMTGLYPEQNGVTVPRRLFRDYVPDVITLPQHFMNHGYTAARVGKIYHYDNPKGIGTDGHDDPASWNTRINPRGRDKDEEDKIFSLKPGSFGSSLSWLAADGKDEEQTDGMVATESIELLKQYSTNKTPFFLAVGFYKPHTPYVSPKKYFELYDESQVLVPKVPEGYLDTLPESARKTVTAHKKDLNLPEETARKAIRAYYAAISFVDAQIGRVLEAVDELGIRDNTIILFSSDHGYHMGEHGHYRKVTLFENADRVPLIISAPGMKGKGKQTDAFAEMIDFYRTLTDLAGLPPPPPYVKGVSQRPVLEGVSNQQRVNALTQLTNGYTLRTRQFRYTRWMDGAPENLELYNRLKDPEEMVNLAHDPDYAWVIETLNLELQKRIMEATSVPNDLVFTAPLPGDKGVKKTYE; from the coding sequence GTGAGTGATTTCAAAGCTGGTGGAGATCCAACGTATTTGGAAATGAAATACCGTCCTACCTCATTGTTTGTAATACTTATCGGCTCTCTGCTGGCCCTGACCTCGCTGGGCTGGGCCCAGGAGAAGCCCAACGTCCTCTTCATCATGACTGATGACCTGAACTGCGACCTCGGCGTTTACGGCCATCCGCAGGTCAAGACACCCCACATCGACCGTCTGGCCAGACAGGGGGTCCTGTTTAAAAACGCCTTCTGCAACTTTCCCCAATGCGGACCCTCCCGGGCCAGTTTCATGACGGGACTGTATCCGGAACAAAATGGCGTAACGGTCCCCCGTCGCCTGTTTCGTGACTACGTGCCCGACGTGATTACCCTGCCCCAGCATTTCATGAACCACGGCTATACCGCAGCGAGGGTGGGCAAAATTTATCATTATGACAACCCCAAGGGCATCGGCACGGACGGCCATGATGACCCGGCTTCCTGGAATACACGGATCAATCCCAGAGGCCGCGACAAGGATGAGGAGGATAAAATCTTTTCCCTCAAACCCGGTTCCTTTGGCTCGTCCCTCAGTTGGCTGGCCGCCGATGGAAAAGACGAGGAACAAACAGACGGCATGGTGGCCACCGAATCGATCGAACTCCTGAAGCAGTACTCGACCAACAAGACGCCGTTTTTCCTGGCGGTGGGATTTTACAAGCCACACACCCCCTATGTCTCTCCGAAGAAATATTTTGAGCTCTATGACGAGTCACAGGTCCTGGTTCCGAAAGTTCCGGAAGGTTACCTGGACACCCTGCCTGAATCGGCCCGCAAAACGGTGACGGCGCATAAGAAGGATTTAAACCTTCCCGAGGAAACCGCCCGCAAAGCCATCCGCGCCTACTACGCGGCGATCTCCTTTGTCGATGCCCAGATCGGCCGCGTGTTGGAAGCCGTCGATGAGCTCGGAATCCGAGACAATACCATAATCCTCTTCAGTTCCGACCATGGCTACCACATGGGTGAACACGGCCATTACCGGAAAGTCACACTCTTTGAAAACGCCGACCGGGTCCCCCTCATCATTTCCGCACCTGGGATGAAGGGGAAGGGAAAACAAACCGACGCTTTCGCCGAAATGATCGACTTCTACCGCACCTTGACCGACCTGGCCGGTCTGCCGCCCCCTCCCCCCTATGTCAAAGGAGTCAGCCAGCGCCCGGTGCTGGAGGGCGTATCGAATCAGCAGCGGGTCAATGCACTGACCCAACTCACCAATGGCTACACTCTGCGCACCCGACAATTCCGTTACACCCGCTGGATGGATGGAGCTCCGGAAAACCTTGAGCTCTACAATCGCCTGAAAGACCCGGAGGAAATGGTCAACCTGGCCCACGACCCGGATTATGCCTGGGTGATTGAAACCCTGAACCTTGAACTCCAAAAACGCATCATGGAGGCGACAAGCGTACCCAATGACCTTGTTTTCACAGCCCCCTTACCGGGTGATAAAGGCGTTAAGAAAACCTACGAGTAG
- a CDS encoding PIN domain-containing protein codes for MVLVDTSVWIDFLRQGNQLLEDILSDAEVATHPLVVGELHVGNIAKRKQFLSLLDNLPKIIECSHEEVLFFIEKHKLHGKGIGYADAHILCSSIVSDTPLWTHDKRLGTISKALTGRNEKA; via the coding sequence ATGGTATTGGTAGATACATCAGTTTGGATCGATTTCCTACGTCAGGGGAACCAATTACTAGAAGATATACTAAGTGACGCTGAAGTCGCCACGCATCCTTTGGTTGTCGGGGAATTGCACGTTGGAAACATTGCGAAGAGAAAGCAATTTTTATCCCTGTTGGATAATTTGCCAAAAATAATAGAATGTTCGCATGAAGAAGTACTGTTTTTCATAGAGAAGCATAAATTGCATGGAAAAGGCATTGGTTATGCAGATGCGCATATTCTTTGTTCCTCCATTGTAAGCGATACTCCACTTTGGACTCATGATAAGAGACTGGGTACTATATCAAAAGCCCTAACCGGTAGGAATGAGAAGGCGTGA
- a CDS encoding sulfatase, whose translation MKATFFLSALSFLLLLHPLAFSLSAAGQPPVVSLSNPNILFVAIDDFNDWGPTQLDGAPFEVDTPNFDALADRGILFTNAHCNAPSCNPSRTSIMSGLHPASTGVYANGHDWLANERFDDILLLPEYFQQHGYTTLGGGKIYHANQGSDFNRKGLISPRGWKDFFPSFEEQLPVPSMPDIKPNRGEGNFNWGGTGKPLKDMGDHKVVNWAIDQLETPQDKPLFLAVGIYRPHMPWFVPDEFYDHYEDVNITPATNPVGWKKNIPESLANRWDRHKDYVGKPGPSRGYAACVTYADFELGRLLRGLEASPLADNTIVVIWSDHGWHLGEKDHFSKFTLWEESTRVPLLILKPGANKQEVDTAVSLLDVYPTLIELAGLPANKENDGQSLLPIIESETDLNRAILTSDNEHYHAVRDGRYRYLKSDNAEALFDHFNDPREFNNIANQPGSAAIIKRLSKSLPSNPAASMPQRKKPDDA comes from the coding sequence ATGAAGGCCACATTCTTCCTTTCCGCATTAAGCTTCTTACTACTCCTTCATCCTTTAGCCTTCAGCCTTTCGGCCGCAGGCCAGCCACCTGTGGTGAGCCTGTCGAATCCAAACATCCTCTTCGTCGCCATTGATGATTTTAATGATTGGGGGCCCACCCAGTTGGACGGTGCGCCGTTCGAGGTGGATACCCCGAACTTCGACGCGCTGGCAGATCGGGGTATTCTGTTCACCAATGCTCATTGCAATGCCCCGTCATGCAACCCGTCTCGCACTTCAATCATGTCGGGACTCCATCCCGCGTCGACCGGTGTTTACGCCAACGGACATGACTGGCTGGCTAATGAACGATTCGATGACATCCTTCTGCTCCCAGAGTATTTTCAACAACATGGCTACACGACGCTGGGAGGAGGAAAAATCTATCACGCCAATCAGGGTAGTGATTTCAATCGCAAAGGACTTATATCGCCCCGGGGCTGGAAAGATTTTTTTCCGTCCTTCGAGGAGCAACTGCCGGTGCCGAGCATGCCAGATATCAAGCCCAACCGCGGTGAAGGAAATTTCAATTGGGGCGGAACCGGTAAACCGCTCAAGGATATGGGGGACCACAAAGTCGTAAACTGGGCCATCGATCAGCTCGAGACTCCGCAGGATAAACCGCTCTTTCTCGCCGTCGGGATCTATCGTCCGCATATGCCTTGGTTTGTTCCGGATGAATTTTACGATCATTATGAGGACGTCAATATCACGCCTGCAACGAATCCAGTCGGATGGAAGAAAAACATCCCTGAGTCTCTCGCCAATCGATGGGATCGACATAAGGACTACGTCGGCAAACCGGGGCCCAGTCGTGGCTATGCGGCCTGCGTCACCTACGCTGATTTTGAGCTGGGTCGGCTCCTGCGAGGCTTGGAAGCTTCACCGCTCGCGGATAACACGATTGTCGTAATCTGGTCAGACCACGGCTGGCACTTGGGTGAAAAGGACCATTTTTCAAAATTCACCCTCTGGGAGGAATCCACCCGCGTGCCCTTACTTATCTTGAAGCCCGGGGCAAACAAGCAAGAGGTCGATACGGCAGTGAGCTTGTTGGATGTTTACCCCACGCTGATTGAGCTGGCCGGACTCCCCGCAAACAAAGAGAACGACGGTCAGAGCCTTCTCCCGATTATTGAGTCAGAAACGGACCTCAATCGGGCTATCCTGACCTCCGATAATGAGCATTACCATGCCGTGCGCGATGGACGTTATCGCTATCTCAAGTCGGACAATGCAGAAGCCTTGTTTGACCATTTCAACGATCCGCGCGAATTCAACAATATCGCCAACCAACCCGGCAGCGCCGCTATTATCAAACGGCTGTCAAAGTCCCTGCCGTCAAACCCCGCTGCCAGTATGCCCCAGCGCAAAAAACCGGACGACGCATAA